The Terriglobales bacterium nucleotide sequence ACTGCGATTCAATTCCACGATTGCCCGGGTGCTGTCCTGCGGCTCTGCCTTCTTCTCTAGCCCGGGATTTCCTGCGGCGTAGGCTACGCGCCCGCTCCACAGCACGTTGTCCGCGACGAACAGTCCGCCTTTGCGCACCCGGCTTTTCGCCAGCCGGAAGGCGCGCGGATAGTCCTCCTTGTCCACATCGCAGAACACGATGTCGAACTCTCCGGTCTGCTCCGACAGTATTTCCAGCGCATCCCCGACTTTGACTTCCACCTGGCTGGCCACGCCCGCGCGCCTCAAGTATCCGCGCGCCTCCTCGGCGGTCGCTGCGCTGCCATCGGTGTAAACGACTTTGCCCTCTTTGCCCACCGCTCGTGACCACCAGATGGTGGAGTACCCGATCGCAGAACCCATCTCAAATACTCTTCTGGCCCCGATCATCCCTGCCAGTTGATAGAAAAACCTGCCCACCACTGGGCCCACGATCGGGATGTTGCGCTTTTCCGCTTGTGCTTCCATCTCGCGCAGAACCTCATCGCGTTCCGGCAGCATGGAATAAAGATAGTTCTCGACTTCTTCGCCGGTGATCACTTGCGCATCGGGATACTTGCTTTGATTGAATCGCATAGTTTCC carries:
- a CDS encoding O-methyltransferase translates to MRFNQSKYPDAQVITGEEVENYLYSMLPERDEVLREMEAQAEKRNIPIVGPVVGRFFYQLAGMIGARRVFEMGSAIGYSTIWWSRAVGKEGKVVYTDGSAATAEEARGYLRRAGVASQVEVKVGDALEILSEQTGEFDIVFCDVDKEDYPRAFRLAKSRVRKGGLFVADNVLWSGRVAYAAGNPGLEKKAEPQDSTRAIVELNRSLYEAKDFYTTIVPLRDGVAIAWKM